One Rhinoraja longicauda isolate Sanriku21f chromosome 19, sRhiLon1.1, whole genome shotgun sequence genomic window, tcaaatatgcactcgtctggtgtatagttttgaatgacaataaagttatatccatcgcaggtcctttggagtgcaggggtcaCTCCTAACGACCGTATGCAACACTGAGttggcatcggccatcttctatggagtggtcagctggagcagcagcatctcagcggcggaagggaagagactcgacaagccggtcaggaaggccagctctgtcctgggttgccccctcgactcagtgcaggcggtgggagagaggaggatgatggcaaagataacatcgctgctggacaacgactcccgccccatgcaggacactatcactgcactgagcagctccttcagtgacagactccttcaccccaagtgtgtgaaggagagatatcggaggtccttccttcccgctgctgtgagactgcacaaccagcactgctcccagcagaccagccaACAGACCATTCAACAGACCATTCAACAGACCAGCCAACAGACCATTCAACAGACCAGCCAACTGTCCAACCAACAGACCAGCCAACAGACCATTCAACAGACCAGCCAACAGTCCAACCAACAGACCAGCCAACAGACCAACCAACAGACCAGCCAACAGACCAGCCAACAGTGCATCAACAGACCAGCCAACAGACcatcaacagaccagtcaacagtaacaacagtaaaaaaaaaaacgcacagtaaatgatgacaattatccttatctttatttttatttataaagaatgatctcttgctatccactttgctgctgtaacactgcaattttttcctggtgtgggacaaataaaggaatatattattcattcattcattcatttattcattcattcattcattcattcaatcattcattcattcaatcaatcaatcagttgtacagggcattggtgagaccacacctggagtattgcgtacagttttggtcccctaatctgaggaaagacattcttgccatagagggagtacagagaaggttcaccagattgattcctgggatggcaggactttcatatgaagaaagactggatagactcggcttgtactcactggaatttagaagattgacgggggatcttatagaaacttacaaaattcttaaggggttggacaggctagatgcaggaagattgttcccgatgttggggaagtccagaacaaggggttgcaatttaaggataagggggaagtcttttaggaccgagatgagaacgtttttttttcacacagagagtggtgaatctgtggaattctctgccacagaaggtagttgaggccagttcattggctatatttaagagggagttagatgtggcccttgtggctaaagggatcagggggtatggagggaaggcaggtacgggatactgagttggatgatcagccatgatcatattgaatggcggtgcaggctcgaagggccgaatggcctactcctgcacctattttctatgtttctatgtttctatgtgggcaaaattagggcacatggtattgggggtagggtactgacatggatagaaaattggttgacagacagaaagcaaagagtggggataaatgggtccctttcggaatggcaggcagtgaccagtggggtaccgcaaggttcggtgctgggaccccagctatttacgatatacattaatgacttagacgaagggattaaaagtaccattagcaaatttgcagatgatactaagttggggggtagtgtgaattgtgaggaagatgcaataaggctgcagggtgacttggacaggttgtgtgagtgggcggatacatggcagatgcagtttaatgtagataagtgtgaggttattcactttggaagtaagaatagaaaggcagattattatctgaatggtgtcaagttaggaggagggggagttcaacgagatctgggtgtcctagtgcatcagtcaatgaaaggaagcatgcaggttcagcaggcagtgaagaaagccaatggaatgttggccttcgtaacaagaggagttgagtataggagcaaagaggtccttctacagttgtaccgggccctggtgagaccgcacctggagtactgtgtgcagttttggtctccaaatttgaggaaggatgttcttgctatggagggcgtgcagcgtaggttcactaggttaattcccggaatggcgggactgtcgtatgttgaaaggctggagcgattgggcttgtatacactggaatttagaaggatgaggggggatcttattgaaacatataagataattaggggattggacacattagaggcagataacatgttcccaatgttgggggagtccagaacaaggggccacagtttgagaataaggggtaggccatttagaacggagatgaggaagaactttttcagtcagagggtggtgaaggtgtggaattctctgcctcagaaggcagtggaggccagttcgttggatgctttcaagagagagctggatagagctcttaaggatagcggagtgaggggatatggggagaaggcaggaacggggtactgattgagagtgatcagccatgatcgcattgaatggcggtgctggctcgaagggctgaatggcctactcctgcacctattgtctattgtctattgtctaatcattcGTTCAATTTGCATTGCAGGTAGACGCAGTGAAGGGTATCCTCCAGGAGTTGAAGTTACGAgtgttggaggtgacggatgaAAACGCCACGCTAGACGGCAGTGATGTCTTGTTCACCGGTAAAACTTTTCaatcccttgctttccccccaAAAAAATTCCCCCTCCGTCTTCCCCTCTTGGttccccccctcccgctccctgtTCTGATTTAATGCTCTTTGGTTCAATGGTCAACTgcctctttattgtcacgtgtgctggggTACATTTCTTTGCGTACAACTCCGCAAGACTATCccatatcaaactttacaactgctcccccttctgtcgtgaagTAGACAGAcagactccccacccccccccccccccccccaatccccccaccccccctctctctaccactgtttcacggtggcgcagcggtagagttgccgccttacggcgaatgcagcgccggagacccgggttcgatcccggccactccgtgcggagtttgaacgttctccccgtgggttttctcacgagatcttcgctttcctcccgcactccaaagacgtacaggttcgtaggttaattggctcggtaaatgtaacaaattgtccccagtgtgtgtaggataatgttagtgtgcggggatcgctggtcggcgcggacccggtgggccgaagggcctgtttccgcgatgtatctctaaactaaactaacctaaattctaccgccgtgccacccgaACCTGTGTTGATTGGTTTTGCTAATTAATGCTGTTAGCCCAGTCTAGCAGTGATTTTCACCCGTAACCAAGTTAAATTTCTTTTtcctagacagacacaaaaacctggagtaactcagtgggacaggcaacatctccggagagaaggaatgggtgacgtatggcacggactctgtgggccgaagggcctgtttccgcgctgcatctccaaactaaactaaagatgctggctgacctgctgagttactccagcactttgtgtccatctttggtgtaaaccaacatctgcagttaattccctgctctcccgagatggtgcctgacctgaaacgtcacccatacctatctcaatagacaatagacagtagacaataggtgcaggagtaggtcattcggcccttcgagccagcaccgccattcaatgtgatcatggctgatcattctcaatcagtaccccgttcctgccttctccccatatcccctgactccgctatccttaagagctctatctagctctctcttcaatgcattcagagaattagaaacatagaaacataggcacatagaaaataggtgcaggagtaggccattcggcccttcgagcctgcaccgccattcaatatgatcatggctgatcattcagctcagtaccctgtacctgccttctctccataccccctgatccctttagcaaaaagggccacatctaactccctcttaaatatagccaatgaactggcctcaactaccttctgtggcagagaattccacagactcaccactctctgtgtgaagaaatgttttctcatctcggtcctaaaagaattcccccttatccttaagctgtgacccctggttctggactcccccaacatcgggaacaatcttcccgcatctagcctctccaaccccttaagaattttatatgtttctataagatccctcctcagtcttctaaaattccagcgagtacaagcccagtctatctactctttcctcatatgaaagtcccgccatcccagggatcaatctggtgaaccttctccgtactccctctaaggcaagaacgtctttcctcaggttaggagaccaaaactgcacacaatactccaggtgcggtctcaccaaggccctgtacaactgcagcagaacctccctgctcctatactcaaatcctcttgctatgaatgccaacataccattcgctttcttcactgcctgctgcacctgcatgcttgctttcaatgactggtgcaccatgacacccaggtcacgttgcatctccccttctcccaatcggtcaccattcaggtaatactctgctttcctgttcttgccaccaaagtggataacctaacatttatccacattatattgcatctgccatgcatttgcccactcacctaatctatccaagtcattctgcagcctcgtagcatcctcctcgcagctaacactgccacccagcttcgtgtcatccgcaaacttagagatgttacattcaattccctcgtccaaatcattaatatacactgtaaataactggggtcccagcactgagccttgcggtaccccactggtcactgcctgccattccgaaaaggacccgtttattcctactctttgctacctgtccgccaaccaattttctatccacctcaacactgaaccctcaataccgtgtgctttaagtttgtacaccaatctcctatgtgggaccttgtcgaaggccttctgaaagtccagatataacacatcgactggttctcccttgtccactctactagttacatcctcgaaaaattctataagattcgtcagacatgatttgcctttggcaaatccatgctgactttgtccgatgatttcaccactttccaaatgtaatgctatcacatctttaataactgactctagcattttccccactaccgatgttaggctaactggtctataattccccgttttctctctccctccctttttaaaaagtggggttacattagctaccctccagtcctcaggaactactccagaatctaaagagttttgaaaaattaccactaatgcatccactatttctgaggctacttccttaagcactctgggatgcagcctatctggccctggggatttatctgcctttaatccatttaatttacctaacaccacttcccgactaacctggatttccctcagttcctccatctcattagacccccagtcccccgctatttccggcagacggtttatgtcttccttagtgaagacagaaccaaagtatttgttcaattggtctgccatctccttgttccctatgaccaattcacctgtttccgactgcacgggacctacatttgccttaactaatctttttctcttgacatatctataaaagcttttgcagtctgtttttatgttccttgccagttttccctcataatctattttccctttcctaattaagccctttgtcctcctctgctggacgctgaatttctcccagtcctctggtatgctactttttctggctaatctgtatgcttcatcttttgttttaatactatccttgatttcccttgttagccacggatgcactacctttcctggtttgttcttttgccaaactgggatgaacacttgttgtagttcatccatgcgacctttaaatgccttccattgcatgtccaccgtcaaccctttcagcatcaatcgccagtctatcttggacaattcacgcctcataccctcaaagttacctttctttaagttcagaacacttgtttctgtatcgactttgtcactctccatcctaatgaagaactctaccatattatgatcactcttgcccaaggggcctcgcacaacaaagactgctaactaacccttcctcattactcaatacccagtctagaatggcctgttctctcgttggttcctcgacaaaccatctctcaaacattccaagaaatcctcttcctcagcacccctgccagtttggttcacccaatttatatgtagattgaagtcacccattataactgttgcgCCTTTagcgcatgcatttctaatttcctgcttgatgccatccccaacctccctactgctgttaggtggcctgtacacaactcccactagcgttttctgccccttagtgtttcgtagctctacccatatcgattccacttcctccaagctaatgtccttcctttccactgctttaatctcctctcttacaagtaacgctaccccacctccttttcctttctgtctatcccgcctgaatatagaatatccctggatgttgagctcccagccttggtcaccctggagccatgtctccgtaatcccaactatatcataatcattaataactatctccacatttaattcatccaccttattacgtatactccttgcattgagacacaaagccttcaggcttgtttttacaactctcttaccccttgtatgattatgttgaaaagtggccctttttgatttttgccctggatttgtctgcctgccacttttacttttcaccttgctacctgttgtttctaccctcattttacacccctctgtctctctgctccagctcccatccccctgccacattagtttaaatcctccccgacagcactagcaaacactccccctaggacattggttccattccagctcaggtgcagaccgtcctgtttgtactggtcccgcctctcccagaactggttccaatgtcctaaaaatttgaatcccttccccttgcaccatttttcaagccacatattcatatgaaatatcctcctattcctaacacgtggcactggtagtaatccagattattacctcctctgccttctgaggcagagaattccacagattcacaactctctgactgaaaaagtttctcctcacctccgttctaaatggcatcccccttattcttaaactgtggccacttgttctggactcccccaaaattgggaacatgtttcctgcctctaacgtgtccaaccccttaataatcttatacgtttcgataagatccccagagatgcttgcctgacccgttgagttactccagcactttgtgtccatctttggtgtaaaccaaagatactagaggaacaagatggaccactcctttgaaatcggccgtactgaagtgtagtacgcaaaggcgccattttagtaagcagaacccgcctctcgcagtgtaatcagtgttttgtgggaacagtatgtgtgatgataccattaaaatgcagaatatatctaatctatcaattcacagatttttgttatatttctttttaaatgtttctgcaggtttgcctactaaaatggcggcttgacgtactacggtttttagggtcgagtggactatcttgttcctctagtatctttggtataagccaacatctgcagttaattccctgctctccagagatagacaatagaccataggtgcaggagtgtaggaaaataactgcagatgctggtacaaatcgaaggtatcacaaaatgctggagtaactcagcaggtcaggcagcatctcaggagagaaggaatgggtgacgtttcgggtcgagacccttcttcagactgatatcaggggagggggcgagacaaaggaaggatataggtggagacaggaagacagtgggagaactgggaagggggaggggaagagagggacagaggaactataaagtagtaggccatttggcccttcgagccagcaccgccattcaatgtgatcatggctgaacatccacaatcagtaccccgttcctgccttctctccctaccccctcactccgctatccttaagagctctatctagctctctcttgaaagcatccagagaattggcctccactgcctgatgctgcctgacccactggaatttaaaaggatgaggggggatcttattgaaacatataagataattaggggattggacacattagaggcaggaaacatgttcccaatgttgggggagtccagaacaaggggccacagtttaagaataaggggtaggccatttagaacggagatgaggaagaactttttcagtcagagagtggtgaaggtgtggaattctctgcctgagaaggcagtggaggccagttcgttggatgctttcaagagagagctagatagagctcttaaggatagcggagtgagggggtatggggagaaggcagaaacggggtactgattgagagtgatcagccatgatcgcattgaatggcggtgcatacaggctcgaagggctgaatggcctactcctgcacctgttgtctattgtctattgtctattgacccaaaacgtcacccattccttctctccagagatgctgcctgtcccgctgagtcgctccagcattttgtgtctgtctttggtgtaagccagcgtctgcagtttctttcctgacATATTTTCCCTCTTCCATCCCGCGCGCTTTACGGCCAATCGGATCCCACACCAGGGCGCGAGTTCTTCGTCGGGATCTCGAAATGGACCAATCTCCGAGGAGCCGAATTTGTTGCCGATGCCTTCAAGGTGAGGTTTGCCGTCAAAAATATTCCCGCCCCGATTcacgggcggcgcagcggtagagttgctgcctcacggcgccgtaGACCCCGTGTTCCATCCCGTCCACGGCtttgcttgtacgttctccccgtgaccgcgtgatcccacattccaaagacgtgcgggttttgtcaGGTTaatcgtttagttttagtttagagatacagcgcggaaacaggccctttcggcccaccgggtccgtccgcgccgaccagcgaaccctcgcacgcactaacactatcctacacacactagggacagtgttTACATttgcaccgagccaattaacctacgaaacctgcacgtcgttggagtgtgggaggaaaccaaagatctcggagaaaacccacgcaggtcacggggagaacgtacaaaccccgtacagacggcgcccgtagtcgggatggaacccgggtctccggcgctgcattcgctgtaaggcggcaactctaccgctgcgccactgtgcccctgtaaattgtctctggtgtgtgtaggatagaactagtgtaagggtgatctctggttggcagtgaactggtgggccgaagggcctgcatccaagctgtatctctaaactgaactatgaTTGTTTAaactttggtctaaaccagcatctgcagttccatccgacacatataattgttactagaccaagtggacccgttgggcccaaacctctcctgcattggtgcagcaccctctcctccccccctccccccgctcccctcccttcccgcccccccaccaccctcctccctctcctcccctcctccctcccccttcattcccctcaacccccccttatcgccccgacgaggaagtccCGCCAACCGGCTACGggagtcccgtcaacggaaggttcgaggcccccgaccgctggaggacaaagaagggaagagattgaactttttatcGCCTGCCATCgcagtgagaaatgtggaggaGACACTGTGGTCGATGTTCATGTGAAAATGtagtttgtgtgtcctgttgcttgttATTGTTAtgatgtacggcaaatgaaattcctcgtatgttgcaaaacatacttggctgataaaataTTATTGTGCTTGTGACATTGATGTGCGCCGAGACCGATCGTATCTGTTGGTATCTCCAGGATTTCACGGTCTCTGTCGTACACGTCCCAGAGCCTCATCACCTGAAGAGCTTCTGCAGTATGGCCGGCCCCAGCACCATAGTCGTGGGCAGCAGCGATATCGCTCGGAAGACCATCAAGGTAAGGCC contains:
- the LOC144602849 gene encoding N(G),N(G)-dimethylarginine dimethylaminohydrolase 1-like, whose protein sequence is MKTSQQTIQQTIQQTSQQTIQQTSQLSNQQTSQQTIQQTSQQSNQQTSQQTNQQTSQQTSQQCINRPANRPSTDQSTVDAVKGILQELKLRVLEVTDENATLDGSDVLFTGREFFVGISKWTNLRGAEFVADAFKDFTVSVVHVPEPHHLKSFCSMAGPSTIVVGSSDIARKTIKAMEQLTDFNYEKLSVPDDAAANCIYVRVRNKADTLVHRSAEEFPDSSVAFQKLPDYTLIPASCTEVAKLGAALSFCSILINKKF